ATCGACGGGCAGCCCTGGACGCTCTGGCTCTGCTTCGTCCTCTTCTGGGCTCTCGAACTGGCCATCATCTACCGGGGGATGGACACCCTGCGCCGCTTCGAGAACTGGGCGGCTCCCTTCGTCCTGGTCGGCGCGGTCGTGCTGCTCGTCTGGGTCGCGGCCAAGGCGGGCGGATTCGGCCTGCTGGACCAGCCCTCCGCGCTCGGCTGGGGCGCCGACTTCTGGCCGGTCTTCTTCCCCTCGCTGATGGGCATGATCGCCTTCTGGTCGACGCTCTCCCTCAACATCCCCGACTTCACCCGCTTCGGCGCGGGCCAACGCGCCCAGATCCGGGGCCAGTCGCTCGGACTGCCGACCACGATGACCTTCTTCGCCCTGCTCTCCGTCTTCGTCACCTCCGGTTCGCAGGCGGTGTACGGGGTGGCCCTCTGGGACCCGGTCCAGCTCGTCGCCCGGACCGACAACGTCTTCGGCCTGGTCTTCGGCCTGGTCACCGTGTTGATCGCGACGGTCTCGGTGAACATCGCGGCGAACGTGGTCTCACCCGCGTACGACCTGGCCAACCTCGCGCCCAAGCTCATCAGCTTCCGCACCGGGGCGCTGATCACGGGCGTGATCGGGGTCGTCATCATGCCGTGGAAGCTCACCGAGACGCCCGAGCTGTACATCTTCACCTGGCTGGGCCTGGTCGGCGGCCTGCTCGGTACGGTCGCGGGCATCCTGATCGCCGACTACTGGATCGTCCGCCGCACCGTCCTCGATCTGCCCGACCTCTACCGGCCGGGCGGCCGGTACTGGTACCGGAGCGGCTGGAACTGGCGGGCGGTCGCGGCCTTCGTGGTCGGCGGCGTCCTCGCGGTGGGCGGATCGCACTCGGCCCCCGGGAAGGGCCCGTTCCCCGCCGACGGCCTGCTCCCGTTCCTGAAGCCGCTGGCCGACTACGGCTGGGCGGTCGGGCTCGCCTCCTCGCTGCTGCTGTACGTGGCGCTGACCCGCCGGGAGAGGCCGGTCGGCGGCTGACGCCCCCGGCCTGGTCGCCTGCCGGGCCTCGGCCCGCTACACGGGGGTGATGCTGCGGCCCAGCAGAGCCGAGACGTCCACCGTCCGGTCTGCCGAGGGAGTGGCCGTGGGCACCGGCCGGTCGAAGCCGGAGAAGTCCACGGTCCCTTCCCCGTCGGCGTTCCGTACGGTGATCCGCACCGGGTACGGCGTGCCCTCCGCGGCCACATAGGCCGTCAGGCGCTCACCACCCTCGGCCCGGGTCACCGGGACGGTCGGCGCGCCGTTCACCTCGGTCTTCGCGCCTTTGGTCAGCGTGTCGAGGTCGGCGGTGCCGACGTTGTCCGTGACCAGCTCGCGGAACGTGTCGAGGTCGCAGACCTCGGTCACCTCCAGCAGCCGGGGGTCGTCGGCCGACGCCTTCATGTAGCGGCCGTCGAGGATCGCGTCGAAGGTGGAACCACCGATCGGCACCTGGTTCTTCCAGAAGGCGGCGTCCGGCTTCAGCCAGACGTCGTCGCCGCGTTTCACGATCTCGACCGAACCGTCGTCGCCCATGTCCACCCCGCCCGCGCAGTTCCCCTCGCGGTCCAGCGTGAGGTCGACGCTCATGTCCTCCCCGATCCCGTCGACGCTGCCGCGCGCGCTCAGGTGCAGGGACCGGACGTCGACCAAGGCGTCGCGGGCGCGTTCGGCGATCTCCTCGGCGGGGAGCGTGTCGATGTCGTCGTCAGCCTGCGCGAGGCTGCCACCCGTCACGGTGAGAGCGACGGCCGCCGCACCCGCGGCCGCCCGGGCGGCCCATCGGTGTCCGCTCACGTCGCCTCCTCGAAAAGGCCCCGGTCAGGGCGTACGGACCTGGATGACCGGCACATTCGAGCGTACGCCGGGAGAGGGGGCGCCGCCCGGCGCACGTACGGAGAGTGAAGCGCCACGGTGTTTTCGGACACGGAGCGTGGGCAAAGCTGCGGTGATCCCGCCCGGGGTCATGCCCGCACGCAGCATGAAGGAGACCATCGATGAACCTGTTCACGGGGACGCGGAGCAAGGGCGGCGCGGCCGCGGGGAGGCGCCCCCGGTCCGCCCCGCGGGCGCTCGCCGCCGCGGCGACGGTGGCCGCGCTGGCGGTTTCGGTCACGTCGGCGACCGCGACCGCCGCCCCGGCCGCGATCCCGCCCGGCCTGTCCTGCGACACCGGCAAGCACGCCATCGACGACTACACGGGCTTCGCGCTCTGCCGCAACAACGGCAGCCAGACACAGACCTTCTGGGTGCATCTCGTCTGCGGCTGGTCCCCGGACGTCGACGGCAACCACGTCACCCTCCGGCCCGGTGAGTCCGGCCAGTCCACCGCCCACTGCGGGAGCCTCGGGACCGGTATCGGCGAGATCCACGTACGCCCGTGATGCCGGAGCTGTGAGAACCGGCAACACGTGCCGCACCGGCCGGACGCGCGACGGCTGGAGCGGTCCGAACGGTTGAGCGTGCCGCCTCCTCTCGTTACCCTCCAGTAAGTAGGTGTGGGCGCAGCCGGGACGACCGGCCGGCCCGCGACACGAGGGAGGCGGCACGCCCATGTCCTCAGCGGAGCCCACCGAAGCCGAGCCGACCGAAGCTGGGTCCACCGAGCAGACCGGCCCGGTCGTACGGGAGTCCGGTCGCGGCCCCCGTCCGGCGGCCCCCGTCCCGCCCGCGCTGCCCGGACTCGCGGAGAGCGCCCGCCGGCTCGCCGACGCCACCACCACCTCCACCGCACTCGTGGCCGACGCCCTCGCCCGTATCGAGGCCACACAGCCCACCCTCAACGCCTTCCGGCATCTGCGGGCCGCCTCGGCGCTCGCCGAGGCCGCGGAGGCCGACCGGAGGCTGGCGGCGGGGGAGCGGCTGCCGCTCCTGGGCGTGCCGGTCGCCGTCAAGGACGACACCGATGTGGCGGGCCTGCCCACGCACTTCGGCTGCGACGGCGATCTGCCCCCGGTCGCCTCCGACAGCGAGGCGGTCCGCCGGCTGCGCGCCGCCGGGGCCGTCGTCGTCGGCAAGACCAACTCCTGCGAACTGGGCCAGTGGCCCTTCACCGAAGGAACCGCCTTCGGCGCCACCCGCAACCCGTGGAACACCGCACACACCCCGGGCGGCTCGTCCGGCGGTTCCGCCGCCGCCGTCGCCGCCGGGCTCGTCCCCGCAGCCCTCGGCTCGGACGGCGCCGGATCCGTGCGCATCCCCGCGGCGTGGACGCATCTCGTCGGCATCAAACCGCAGCGCGGGCGCATCTCGGTCCACCCGCACAGCGACTCCTTCCAGGGGCTCACCGTGAACGGCCCCCTCGCCCGTACGGTCGCCGACGCCGCGCTGCTCCTGGACGCCGTCGCCGGGGCGCACCCCGAGGACTTCCACCGCCCGCCCGCCGTGCGCGCCGCCGACGCCGCCCGCCGCGACCCGGGGCGTCTGCGCATCGCCCTCGCCTGGCGTCCCCCGCTCACCCTCACCGGTGCCGGACCCGACCCTGAGGTGCGCCGGGCCGTCACCGCGCTCGCCGAGACCCTCGCCCGGCTCGGCCACCACGTAGAGGAGGCGCGCCCCCGGTACGGGCTGATCGGCCTCGCCTTCGTGCCCCGCGCCACCGCGGGCATCGCCGAATTCGCCGCCCGGCACCCCGAACCTGCCCTGCTCGACCCGCGCACTCGCAGCGCCCTGCGCACCGGGACGCGGCTGGGCGGCCGGGCGGTGCGGGCCGCCCGCGCCCGCGAAGTGCGCCAGCACCGCAGGATCGGCGCCCTCTTCGACGCCTCCGGGTTCGATGTGCTCCTCACCCCGACCACGGCCGCGCCGCCGCCCCGGATCGGCAGGTTCGACGATCTGAGCGCCTGGCGCACCGACGTCGCGATGGCCGCCGCCTGCCCCTACGCCTGGCCGTGGAACGTCCTCGGCTGGCCCGGGGTGAACGTCCCGGCCGGCTTCACCCGCTCCGGCCTCCCGGTCGGGGCCCAGCTGCTCGGCCCCTCCCGCAGCGAGGAACGGCTCATCTCGCTCGCCGCGCAACTGGAGGACGACCTCCGCTGGTTCGAGCGCCGGCCGCCGGTCTGACGGACGACCATCACGCCCCGGCCGGAGGTCCTCACCCGCCGTGAGCGCGAGGTCGCCGCCCCGGCCGCCCCGGGTTTCGGCAACGAGGAGACCGCCCTCCACATGGTGGCCGGCCACTGCACCGCCCGGCCCCGTGCCAGCCGCGCGATGTTCGAGACCGGCGCCCGCGACCGGGCCCGGCTCGTGGTCCCGCGTACGAGTCCGGGCTGGTCGAGCCCGGTCGTGGGGCGACGGGAGCCCGGCCCGGGCCGCTGACGCGTCCACGGTGGGTAAAGCCGTGCGGGGGCCTTGTGGAGCCCGGCACGCCGAGGAGATATCTTGATGTCAAGCAATGTTGCAGACGTGGAGCGGAGCACCCGGTGACTGACTCGACCATCATCTATACGCACACCGACGAGGCCCCTGCCCTGGCGACCTACTCGTTCCTGCCCGTCGTCGAGGCCTACGCCTCGACCGCAGGCGTCACGGTCGAGCGCCGTGACATCTCCCTCGCGGGCCGGATCATCGCCAGTTTCCCGGAGCACCTCAAGGCCGAGCAGCGTATCGATGACGCACTCGCCGAGCTGGGCGAGCTGGCCAGGACGCCCGGCGCGAACATCATCAAGCTGCCGAACATCTCGGCGTCGATCCCGCAGCTCAAGGCCGCCATCGCCGAGCTGCAGGAGCAGGGCTACGCGCTTCCGGACTACCCGGACGACCCGCAGACCGACGCGGACAAGGACGTCCGCGCCCGCTACGACAAGGTCAAGGGCAGCGCCGTGAACCCGGTGCTGCGCGAGGGCAACTCCGACCGCCGCGCCCCCGCCTCCGTCAAGAACTACGCCAAGGCCCACCCGCACCGCATGGGCGCCTGGACGGCCGACTCGAAGACGAACGTCGCCACCATGGGCGTCGACGACTTCCGCTCCACCGAGAAGTCCGCGGTCATCGCCGAGGACGGCACGCTCCGCATCGAGCTGCACGGCGACGACGGCACCACCACCGTGCTCCGCGACTCCGTACCCGTCCTGAAGGGCGAGGTCGTCGACGCGGCCGTCATGCGCGTCGCCGCGCTGCGCGAGTTCTTCACCGCGCAGGTCGCCCGCGCCAAGGCCGAGGGCGTGCTGTTCTCCCTGCACCTCAAGGCCACCATGATGAAGGTCTCCGACCCGATCATCTTCGGCCACGCGGTCCGCGCCTTCTTCCCGAACACCTTCGCCAAGTACGGCGACCAGCTCGCCGCCGCCGGCCTCACCCCCAACGACGGTCTGGGCGGCATCCTCAAGGGCCTCGGCTCGCTGCCGGACGTCGGCGCCGAGATCCAGGCGTCCTTCGAGGCCGAGCTCGCCGAGGGCCCCGCCCTCGCGATGGTCGACTCCGACAAGGGCATCACCAACCTGCACGTCCCCAGCGACGTCATCGTCGACGCCTCCATGCCCGCCATGATCCGCACCTCGGGTCACATGTGGGGCCCGGACGGCGACGAGGCCGACACCATCGCCGTCCTCCCGGACAGCAGCTACGCCGGTGTCTACCAGGTCGTCATCGACGACTGCCGCGCCAACGGCGCCTTCGACCCGGCCACCATGGGCTCGGTGCCCAACGTCGGTCTGATGGCGCAGAAGGCCGAGGAGTACGGCAGCCACGACAAGACCTTCGAGATCCCCGCCACCGGCACCGTGCGCGTCGTCGACGCGAGCGGCGCGGTCGTGCTGGAGCAGGCCGTCGGCGCCGGCGACATCTTCCGCATGTGCCAGACCAAGGACCTGCCGATCCAGGACTGGGTCAAGCTCGCCGTCACCCGCGCCCGCGCCACCGGCAACCCGGCCGTGTTCTGGCTGGACGAGACCCGCGCGCACGACGCCAACCTGATCGCCAAGGTGAAGACGTACCTCGCCGACCACGACACGGACGGCCTGGACATCTCCGTCAAGTCCCCGGTCGAGGCCACCGCCTTCTCGCTGGAGCGCATCCGCCGCGGCGAGGACACCATCTCCGTCACCGGCAACGTGCTCCGTGACTACCTCACGGACCTCTTCCCGATCCTGGAGCTGGGCACCAGCGCCAAGATGCTCTCCGTGGTCCCGCTGATGAACGGTGGCGGCCTCTTCGAGACCGGCGCGGGCGGTTCGGCCCCCAAGCACGTCCAGCAGCTCGTCAAGGAGAACTACCTCCGCTGGGACAGCCTGGGCGAGTTCCTGGCCCTCGCGGTCAGCTTCGAGCACCTGGCCACCACCACGGACAACGCGCGGGCCCAGGTCCTCGCCGACACCCTGGACCGGGCCACGGGCACCTTCCTCAACGAGGACAAGTCCCCGAGCCGCCGCCTCGGCGGCATCGACAACCGCGGCAGCCACTTCTACCTGGCCCTCTACTGGGCCCAGGAGCTGGCGCAGCAGACCGACGACGCCAAGCTCGCCGAGGCGTTCGCGCCGCTCGCCAAGACCCTGGCCGAGCAGGAGGAGACCATCGTCGCCGAGCTGATCGCGGTGCAGGGCTCCCCGGCCGAGATCGGCGGTTACTTCCAGCCCGACCCGGCCAAGGCCGCGGCGGTCATGCGCCCGTCCGCCACGTTCAACCGGGCGATCGCGTCCCTCGCCTGACATGACGTGAGCCGGGGGCGGCCGCGTCGCCCCCGTCCGTGACCGCCCCGGTCGGCCCTGGTGCCGACCGGGGCGGTCCGCGTGTGAGCCCCCCCCGAACGGGTGGGGTTGCGGAGCCGTACGGGTGCCCGGGGCAATCCGGCCGCCTCCCGGTTCCGAATGAGGACCGTGAGGACCAACCGCACCGCCCTGACCCGCAACACCCTCGCCGCGCTCAGCGGACTGCTCGCGGGGTTCGCCGCGCTGACCGTCGCCGAACTCGTCTCGGCCGCCGTCAGACCCGAGGCGAGCCCCGTCACGGCGGTCGGCGGAGCCGCCGTCGACCGGACGCCCGCGGGGGTGAAGGACTGGGCGATCCGGACGTTCGGCGAGAACGACAAGATCGTGCTCCAGCTCGGCATCGTCGCCACGCTCGCCCTCTTCGCCGTCGCCGTCGGCCTGCTGGCGCTGCGCCACCGGCGTACGGGCTCCGCCGCCGTCCTGGTCTTCGGCGCGGTCGGAACGGCGGCCGCCGTCAGCAGGCCGGACTCCGCCGGGTTCACCGACGGGCTGCCGTCCCTGGCCGGCGCGGTGGCCGGGGCGATCCTGCTGTACGTCCTCGTCGGCAGGCTCACCCGGCCGCGCACGGTCGCCGGGGAGGAGGGCGAGAGCGGCTGGGACCGGCGGGGCTTCCTGATCGCGGCGACCGCGGCGGCCGCCGCCTCCACCGCGGCGGGAGCCGCCGGCCGGGCGCTCAACGGCCGCGGCGCCCGGGACGCCATCGCCTCCCGGGACGCGGTACGGCTGCCCGCCCCGGCCTCGCCCGCCCGGCCGATCCCGGCGGGAGCCCGGCCGAGGGTCCGCGGCATCAGCCCGTTCACCACGCCCAACGACACTTTCTACCGGGTGGACACCGCCCTCGTGGTCCCCAAGGTCGACGCGAACACCTGGCGGCTGCGCGTCCACGGCAAGGGCATCCGCCAGGACCTGGAGTTCAGCTACCAGGATCTGCTGGACCGCCCGCTGATCGAACGCGAGATCACCCTGTGCTGCGTCTCCAACGAGGTCGGCGGCCCCTACATCGGCCACGCCCGGTGGATCGGCGTCCGGCTGGCCGATCTGCTCAAGGAAGCCGGGGTGAAGCCTCCGTCCCGGGGCGGCAAGGCGGACCAGATCATCGCCCGCTCGGTGGA
This sequence is a window from Streptomyces parvus. Protein-coding genes within it:
- a CDS encoding NCS1 family nucleobase:cation symporter-1, yielding MTATVPPTPPPPDAIPAPATPSGRVELAPGQLPDDPRFANDDLLPVPVERRTWTTYNFAALWIGMAHNIPSWLLASGLVALGMDWKQAVFTIALANVIVLAPMLLTGHAGPKYGIPFPVLARASFGLRGANLPALIRAAVACAWFGIQTWIGGVGIFTLLGKIFGGWAGAAEIDGQPWTLWLCFVLFWALELAIIYRGMDTLRRFENWAAPFVLVGAVVLLVWVAAKAGGFGLLDQPSALGWGADFWPVFFPSLMGMIAFWSTLSLNIPDFTRFGAGQRAQIRGQSLGLPTTMTFFALLSVFVTSGSQAVYGVALWDPVQLVARTDNVFGLVFGLVTVLIATVSVNIAANVVSPAYDLANLAPKLISFRTGALITGVIGVVIMPWKLTETPELYIFTWLGLVGGLLGTVAGILIADYWIVRRTVLDLPDLYRPGGRYWYRSGWNWRAVAAFVVGGVLAVGGSHSAPGKGPFPADGLLPFLKPLADYGWAVGLASSLLLYVALTRRERPVGG
- a CDS encoding amidase, whose protein sequence is MSSAEPTEAEPTEAGSTEQTGPVVRESGRGPRPAAPVPPALPGLAESARRLADATTTSTALVADALARIEATQPTLNAFRHLRAASALAEAAEADRRLAAGERLPLLGVPVAVKDDTDVAGLPTHFGCDGDLPPVASDSEAVRRLRAAGAVVVGKTNSCELGQWPFTEGTAFGATRNPWNTAHTPGGSSGGSAAAVAAGLVPAALGSDGAGSVRIPAAWTHLVGIKPQRGRISVHPHSDSFQGLTVNGPLARTVADAALLLDAVAGAHPEDFHRPPAVRAADAARRDPGRLRIALAWRPPLTLTGAGPDPEVRRAVTALAETLARLGHHVEEARPRYGLIGLAFVPRATAGIAEFAARHPEPALLDPRTRSALRTGTRLGGRAVRAARAREVRQHRRIGALFDASGFDVLLTPTTAAPPPRIGRFDDLSAWRTDVAMAAACPYAWPWNVLGWPGVNVPAGFTRSGLPVGAQLLGPSRSEERLISLAAQLEDDLRWFERRPPV
- a CDS encoding NADP-dependent isocitrate dehydrogenase, with translation MTDSTIIYTHTDEAPALATYSFLPVVEAYASTAGVTVERRDISLAGRIIASFPEHLKAEQRIDDALAELGELARTPGANIIKLPNISASIPQLKAAIAELQEQGYALPDYPDDPQTDADKDVRARYDKVKGSAVNPVLREGNSDRRAPASVKNYAKAHPHRMGAWTADSKTNVATMGVDDFRSTEKSAVIAEDGTLRIELHGDDGTTTVLRDSVPVLKGEVVDAAVMRVAALREFFTAQVARAKAEGVLFSLHLKATMMKVSDPIIFGHAVRAFFPNTFAKYGDQLAAAGLTPNDGLGGILKGLGSLPDVGAEIQASFEAELAEGPALAMVDSDKGITNLHVPSDVIVDASMPAMIRTSGHMWGPDGDEADTIAVLPDSSYAGVYQVVIDDCRANGAFDPATMGSVPNVGLMAQKAEEYGSHDKTFEIPATGTVRVVDASGAVVLEQAVGAGDIFRMCQTKDLPIQDWVKLAVTRARATGNPAVFWLDETRAHDANLIAKVKTYLADHDTDGLDISVKSPVEATAFSLERIRRGEDTISVTGNVLRDYLTDLFPILELGTSAKMLSVVPLMNGGGLFETGAGGSAPKHVQQLVKENYLRWDSLGEFLALAVSFEHLATTTDNARAQVLADTLDRATGTFLNEDKSPSRRLGGIDNRGSHFYLALYWAQELAQQTDDAKLAEAFAPLAKTLAEQEETIVAELIAVQGSPAEIGGYFQPDPAKAAAVMRPSATFNRAIASLA
- a CDS encoding molybdopterin-dependent oxidoreductase, producing the protein MRTVRTNRTALTRNTLAALSGLLAGFAALTVAELVSAAVRPEASPVTAVGGAAVDRTPAGVKDWAIRTFGENDKIVLQLGIVATLALFAVAVGLLALRHRRTGSAAVLVFGAVGTAAAVSRPDSAGFTDGLPSLAGAVAGAILLYVLVGRLTRPRTVAGEEGESGWDRRGFLIAATAAAAASTAAGAAGRALNGRGARDAIASRDAVRLPAPASPARPIPAGARPRVRGISPFTTPNDTFYRVDTALVVPKVDANTWRLRVHGKGIRQDLEFSYQDLLDRPLIEREITLCCVSNEVGGPYIGHARWIGVRLADLLKEAGVKPPSRGGKADQIIARSVDGMTLGTPVEDVMDGRDAMLAVGMNGEPLPFVHGFPVRMLVPGLYGYVSACKWIEDIELTTFDAYDAYWVKREWARKAPIKTQSRIDTPKPFARPDAGTVVVAGVAWAQHRGIEKVEVRVDDGPWRPARLAEQATADTWRQWTYPWKATPGSHTLTVRATDGTGETQTEKRTKTVPDGASGWHSVVVTVD